From the genome of Campylobacter concisus:
ACTTGTTGATAGATCATGATATTGACCCTAGAAAGGGTATAGAGCTTGTGCAAAAAGCGCTTGCTATCTCGCCTGAGTCGCCTTATTATGAGGATTCGCTAGCGTGGGGATATTTTAAACTTGGTGAGTGCAAAAAGGCAAAAAGCATTATGCAGCATGCGATGAAAGATGTTGATTTTAGGACTTCAAAAGAGGCAAAAGAGCATTTGCACCTAATAGAGCGCTGTATAATAAATCTAAACAAAAGGCTTAAAAAATGATACTTGATGAGATAATTAAAAAGACTAAAGATGATCTTGAAAAAAGAAAAGCAGACTTCCCTGAGGAGTGGCTTGGTCGCTCACTAGCTTATAACCCATACGTGCCAAGAGATGTTTTAAGTGCGCTTAGAGCAAGTCAAAACGAGCCGATAAAAATAATAGCTGAGATCAAAAAAGCAAGCCCAAGTAAGGGGGTGATAAGAGAAGACTTTGAACCTATAAAAATCGCTCAGGAATACGAGCCATACGCAAATGCTTTTAGTATCTTGACTGAGCCACATTGGTTTAAAGGCAACATCGAGTATATCACTCAAGTTAGGCGCTACGCATCAAGGCCGATCCTTAGAAAAGATTTTATCGTTGATAAGTATCAAATTCTAGAAGCTCTTGTTTATGGGGCAGACTTTATCTTGCTCATCGCAAAAGCACTAACTCAAAATGAGCTAAAAGAGCTTTTAGACTACGCTCATCATTTAGGGCTCGAGGTTTTGGTTGAAACTCACGACGCGAGTGATGTGAAAAAGGCTATCTTTGCAGGAGCAAATATAGTAGGTATAAATCACAGAAATTTAGATGATTTTACGATGGATATGAGCCTTTGCGAGAAGCTCATACCACTTTTGCCAAATGGCAAGATAATAGTCGCTGAAAGCGGTCTTTACGAGCATGAACAGCTTAGGCAGCTAAGCAAAATAGGCGTAGATGCTTTCTTGATAGGAGAGCATTTTATGAGGCAAGACGATATAAAAAATGCCGTCAAAAAGATAAAGGAGGGCGAGTAATGCAGCACCTTTGTGCTCCTTGGAGAAGCGAATACTTTAGTGCCAAAAAAGATAGCTGTGTTTTTTGTGATGTTATAAACTCAGATGATGATGATAAAAATGGTGTGCTTTTTCGAGCTAAACATTGTTTTGGGATTATGAATTTATATCCGTATTCTCCAGGTCATTTTATGATAATACCAAACCACCACACCGATAAGATCGAAGAGCTTGACGAGCAGACTTGGTTTGAGATGAGTAAATTTGTAAGGCTTGGAGTTGAAATTTTAAAAAAAGAGCTTTATGCTAATGGCGTAAATATAGGTATGAATTTAGGCAAGGCCGCAGGAGCTGGCATAGCTGAGCACGTGCATTATCACCTTGTGCCAAGGTGGAATGGTGATACAAATTTTATAACCACCATCTCTGATGTGAGAGTAAATGGCACGCCATTTT
Proteins encoded in this window:
- a CDS encoding HIT family protein, which produces MQHLCAPWRSEYFSAKKDSCVFCDVINSDDDDKNGVLFRAKHCFGIMNLYPYSPGHFMIIPNHHTDKIEELDEQTWFEMSKFVRLGVEILKKELYANGVNIGMNLGKAAGAGIAEHVHYHLVPRWNGDTNFITTISDVRVNGTPFYPLFEKLKKAFSAVI
- the trpC gene encoding indole-3-glycerol phosphate synthase TrpC, with translation MILDEIIKKTKDDLEKRKADFPEEWLGRSLAYNPYVPRDVLSALRASQNEPIKIIAEIKKASPSKGVIREDFEPIKIAQEYEPYANAFSILTEPHWFKGNIEYITQVRRYASRPILRKDFIVDKYQILEALVYGADFILLIAKALTQNELKELLDYAHHLGLEVLVETHDASDVKKAIFAGANIVGINHRNLDDFTMDMSLCEKLIPLLPNGKIIVAESGLYEHEQLRQLSKIGVDAFLIGEHFMRQDDIKNAVKKIKEGE